In Solanum pennellii chromosome 3, SPENNV200, a single window of DNA contains:
- the LOC107012402 gene encoding uncharacterized protein LOC107012402, with protein sequence MAMLQDQNINIHFDGASLFGKNDTSKALKKGGGLGGRKALNDISNSAKPSSLQASKKNSTSVISIGKDLNATKNKFIAGTKDNLAKLPDKGGRKALTDLTNSSKPSAKQGSKKGFDKKWSAAAAANIPTSIAEEQFLHDHKECIKAQRKVIDMDFFLKEVGLDNDIPVQPLASPHASKLSMKSMSVTYQLETPVKKHFEVDEMPELLMCDQDPQCDKMGTCGDSSPSLGSPISPKLSYMSWKDVSDPCFTLTSSPDRQKY encoded by the exons ATGGCTATGCTTCAGGATCAGAATATCAATATACATTTTGATG GAGCTTCTTTGTTTGGAAAGAATGATACTTCCAAAGCCCTGAAGAAAGGAGGAGGACTTGGCGGAAGAAAAGCACTTAATGATATCTCCAACTCAGCAAAGCCTTCTTCTCTGCAGGCATCAAAGAAAAACTCCACGAGTGTTATTTCCATCGGGAAAGATCTTAATGCCaccaaaaacaaatttattgCTGGGACAAAGGATAACCTTGCTAAATTACCTGACAAGGGTGGCAGGAAAGCTCTCACTGATCTTACAAACTCAAGCAAGCCATCAGCAAAGCAGGGGTCCAAGAAGGGATTTGATAAGAAATGGAGTGCTGCTGCAGCAGCAAATATTCCAACTTCTATAGCTGAAGAACAATTTCTGCATGATCATAAGGAGTGCATCAAAGCACAGAGGAAGGTGATCGACATGGACTTTTTTCTGAAGGAAGTTGGACTAGACAATG ATATCCCTGTGCAGCCGCTAGCATCTCCACATGCGTCTAAACTCTCAATGAAGTCAATG TCTGTGACGTACCAGCTAGAGACCCCCGTGAAGAAGCACTTTGAGGTAGACGAGATGCCAGAACTGCTCATGTGTGATCAGGATCCTCAATGTGATAAAATGGGAACTTGTGGAGACTCTTCACCTTCTCTGGGATCTCCTATATCACCAAAGCTATCATATATGAGCTGGAAAGATGTCAGCGATCCATGTTTCACCTTGACTAGTTCACCTGATCGACAAAAGTATTGA
- the LOC107014549 gene encoding uncharacterized protein LOC107014549 isoform X2 → MGSISGNMLNTVSPEVAKSLDLELSWKSVTKRRRSRRTVARRLNEGMKMMNRSPKRVGDFSGSGSDKIHGAGSWSSDKAEHVPIKKRRNLVQTSSAHPSIDCEDSLSPQSLLATPMPSEDSDQISIYSHSSDHWSSDPRSSGRALRFDRKAARKVGLSDKLVDAKSSKIATRKLYNSEDFLGIVLLADAACTNYKDGDLDNAKEAHAMVACAAPGGFVGSTHHPKDISALKELADPGRGDMMHGSNMESSTVNESAVALKSFADFKEPSVVSRPVSPKVDRIHWDLNTSIETWVQPPKDSSVENAFANGLDDGAQKEKHIIEICDKKGGFEYCKPISGPADQNATVEEFAEVCKLESVSVNAGEFGNIVSHSTKALDSLSAQRETFDELVTGDAPLADSSLVKSENASRMLVSNGLITNASDGLVLTQIRESSVKAAGFNKAALSEVPYPAKPDCVNASNKYIDCSDPITSEVSDTSILNVMDVESSDSNPHDNILAIDSQMQLEGNEVISKFSDNLTSNQVEKCTTSGKDSSRSCNEGLQIDDTSQFARSASAFEESHNSDISHEDHGQLISREHVTRTEAGYDSPFEDGELRGSIMYSLEDNEIKDGEDECVDYASEGRVDLDFDASDYPSSEMVEAGSDGSQSTEKRISSTSRAGVDFVKSGSAKNFIKRHFNREDNSIGDSGGKKGLGPGSGSRSTALRFNDKIGRKEDAFRKGHTSDRMAAYEFRGSYTEEISSKTNRGKLQSRIEGPLHLGAADGNSAARKYQNRPHNLIGCYNKPVREVSPDKFVGRYRSGYNSQDKRATNGQWNSSNSRDCYPNAYRDPESDNYSRHRNFANSADKLGGFSSRDHQQSITFPSEGARRPPVRRRSSVERDDYYDVHRRMVPVRGAYRSRNGAKSISERVARGAREEGYEFMPGDVRVPQYVPPRGERTGSPASSRVARIPLLRRRSRSRSRTPPPHSWHTQRERDLNSRRRHSRSPDIRSDARMSRTRMPFRKHGFTANYGKDFSSPTRGGHCPPERSSRWIDERSFADENSKNRWSRKNN, encoded by the exons ATGGGATCCATATCTGGCAACATGCTTAATACTGTAAGTCCGGAAGTTGCAAAGTCTTTAGATCTTGAGCTGAGTTGGAAGTCTGTGACAAAGAGAAGGCGGTCTAGGAGGACAGTTGCTAGACGCCTCAATGAGGGTATGAAGATGATGAACAGGAGTCCCAAGAGGGTTGGAGATTTTTCAGGCTCAGGTTCTGACAAG ATTCATGGAGCTGGCAGTTGGTCTTCTGATAAAGCTGAACATGTTCCAATTAAGAAAAGAAGGAATTTGGTTCAAACTTCGTCAGCGCATCCATCTATTGACTGTGAAGATTCACTATCACCACAATCTCTTCTAGCAACTCCTATGCCATCAGAAGACTCCGACCAAATTTCGATCTATAGCCATTCATCTGATCATTGGAGTTCAGACCCACGTTCTAGTGGACGTGCATTGAGATTCGACAGAAAGGCAGCCCGCAAAGTTGGTCTTAGTGATAAATTAGTAGATGCTAAAAGTTCTAAGATTGCTACTCGGAAACTTTACAATTCAGAAGACTTCTTGGGAATTGTGCTTTTAGCTGATGCTGCGTGCACTAATTACAAGGATGGTGACCTTGATAATGCAAAGGAAGCACATGCTATGGTTGCATGTGCAGCACCAGGGGGATTTGTTGGGTCTACTCATCATCCGAAGGACATATCAGCCCTGAAGGAGTTGGCGGATCCTGGTAGAGGAGATATGATGCATGGAAGCAACATGGAGTCCTCCACTGTTAATGAATCGGCTGTTGCTCTTAAAAGTTTTGCTGACTTTAAAGAACCTTCAGTTGTAAGTAGACCAGTGTCACCAAAGGTCGACAGAATACACTGGGATCTCAACACTTCAATTGAAACATGGGTGCAACCTCCCAAGGATTCTTCTGTGGAAAATGCCTTTGCCAATGGCTTAGATGATGGAGCACAGAAAGAGAAACACATAATAGAAATTTgtgataaaaaggggggtttcgaATACTGTAAACCCATTTCTGGGCCTGCTGATCAAAATGCAACAGTTGAAGAGTTTGCTGAAGTATGCAAGCTTGAATCAGTCTCAGTTAATGCTGGTGAGTTTGGAAACATTGTTAGCCATTCTACCAAAGCCTTGGACTCTTTATCTGCGCAAAGAGAAACATTTGATGAACTTGTCACTGGAGATGCACCATTAGCTGATTCTTCTTTAGTTAAATCAGAGAATGCTTCACGCATGCTTGTTTCAAATGGATTAATTACGAATGCTTCTGATGGCCTAGTTTTGACACAGATTAGAGAGTCTTCTGTAAAGGCTGCAGGATTTAATAAAGCTGCTTTATCTGAGGTCCCATACCCAGCAAAGCCTGATTGTGTGAACGCCTCTAATAAATACATTGACTGTAGTGATCCTATAACCAGTGAAGTTTCTGATACTAGTATTTTGAATGTCATGGATGTTGAAAGTTCTGATAGTAATCCACATGACAACATTTTAGCGATTGATTCTCAAATGCAGTTAGAAGGGAATGAAGTAATTTCTAAGTTCAGTGATAACTTAACATCTAATCAAGTGGAAAAATGCACAACTTCTGGGAAGGACTCCTCAAGAAGCTGTAATGAGGGATTGCAGATCGATGACACTAGTCAATTTGCAAGGAGTGCTTCGGCTTTTGAAGAAAGCCATAATTCTGATATATCTCATGAAGATCATGGTCAACTTATTAGTCGAGAGCATGTGACTAGAACTGAGGCTGGCTATGATTCTCCATTTGAGGACGGAGAACTAAGGGGATCAATTATGTATTCTTTGGAGGACAATGAAATTAAGGATGGTGAAGATGAATGTGTTGATTATGCTTCAGAAGGTAGAGTTGACTTGGATTTTGATGCTAGTGATTACCCATCCTCTGAAATGGTTGAAGCAGGTTCTGATGGTTCACAAAGTACAGAAAAAAGAATCTCGTCAACCAGCAGAGCAGGAGTAGATTTTGTGAAGAGTGGATCTGCAAAAAACTTTATAAAGAGGCATTTCAACAGGGAGGACAATAGCATTGGTGATAGTGGTGGAAAGAAAGGGTTGGGTCCTGGATCTGGATCTAGATCTACAGCTCTAAGGTTCAATGATAAGATTGGAAGAAAAGAAGATGCTTTTAGAAAAGGGCATACATCTGATCGCATGGCAGCATATGAATTCAGAGGGTCATACACGGAGGAAATTAGTTCAAAGACAAACAGAGGGAAGCTACAGTCACGTATTGAAGGACCGCTACATTTGGGTGCGGCAGATGGGAATAGCGCTGCACGGAAGTACCAAAACAG GCCCCATAACCTTATTGGTTGTTACAATAAGCCTGTAAGAGAAGTTAGTCCAGATAAATTCGTTGGTAGATATCGATCTGGTTATAATTCACAAGACAAAAGGGCAACGAATGGCCAGTGGAATAGCTCGAATTCAAGAGATTGCTACCCAAATGCTTATCGTGACCCTGAGAGTGATAACTACTCAAGGCACCGCAATTTTGCAAATTCTGCTGACAAGTTAGGTGGGTTTAGCTCTCGAGATCATCAGCAATCAATAACTTTTCCCTCAGAAGGTGCGCGCAGGCCACCTGTGAGGAGGAGATCATCTGTTGAAAGGGATGACTACTATGATGTTCATAGGAGGATGGTACCAGTGAGAGGAGCCTACCGGAGCCGCAATGGTGCTAAAAGTATCTCTGAGAGGGTTGCAAGAGGTGCAAGGGAAGAAGGGTATGAGTTTATGCCTGGTGATGTACGCGTGCCTCAGTATGTACCCCCCAGAGGAGAAAGAACTGGTTCTCCAGCTTCAAGTAGAGTAGCTCGTATTCCACTGCTGAGGAGGAGATCTCGTTCAAGATCTAGAACACCTCCTCCCCATTCGTGGCATACACAGAGAGAACGAGACCTCAACAGCAGAAGAAGGCATAGTAGATCTCCAGATATAAGGTCTGATGCCAGAATGAGTCGAACGAGAATGCCCTTCCGGAAGCATGGTTTTACAGCCAATTATGGTAAAGATTTCTCATCTCCAACAAGAGGCGGCCACTGCCCCCCTGAACGAAGTTCTAGATGGATAGATGAGAGAAGTTTTGCAGATGAAAATTCAAAGAATAGGTGGTCTCGTAAAAATAATTAG
- the LOC107014549 gene encoding uncharacterized protein LOC107014549 isoform X1, protein MGSISGNMLNTVSPEVAKSLDLELSWKSVTKRRRSRRTVARRLNEGMKMMNRSPKRVGDFSGSGSDKQIHGAGSWSSDKAEHVPIKKRRNLVQTSSAHPSIDCEDSLSPQSLLATPMPSEDSDQISIYSHSSDHWSSDPRSSGRALRFDRKAARKVGLSDKLVDAKSSKIATRKLYNSEDFLGIVLLADAACTNYKDGDLDNAKEAHAMVACAAPGGFVGSTHHPKDISALKELADPGRGDMMHGSNMESSTVNESAVALKSFADFKEPSVVSRPVSPKVDRIHWDLNTSIETWVQPPKDSSVENAFANGLDDGAQKEKHIIEICDKKGGFEYCKPISGPADQNATVEEFAEVCKLESVSVNAGEFGNIVSHSTKALDSLSAQRETFDELVTGDAPLADSSLVKSENASRMLVSNGLITNASDGLVLTQIRESSVKAAGFNKAALSEVPYPAKPDCVNASNKYIDCSDPITSEVSDTSILNVMDVESSDSNPHDNILAIDSQMQLEGNEVISKFSDNLTSNQVEKCTTSGKDSSRSCNEGLQIDDTSQFARSASAFEESHNSDISHEDHGQLISREHVTRTEAGYDSPFEDGELRGSIMYSLEDNEIKDGEDECVDYASEGRVDLDFDASDYPSSEMVEAGSDGSQSTEKRISSTSRAGVDFVKSGSAKNFIKRHFNREDNSIGDSGGKKGLGPGSGSRSTALRFNDKIGRKEDAFRKGHTSDRMAAYEFRGSYTEEISSKTNRGKLQSRIEGPLHLGAADGNSAARKYQNRPHNLIGCYNKPVREVSPDKFVGRYRSGYNSQDKRATNGQWNSSNSRDCYPNAYRDPESDNYSRHRNFANSADKLGGFSSRDHQQSITFPSEGARRPPVRRRSSVERDDYYDVHRRMVPVRGAYRSRNGAKSISERVARGAREEGYEFMPGDVRVPQYVPPRGERTGSPASSRVARIPLLRRRSRSRSRTPPPHSWHTQRERDLNSRRRHSRSPDIRSDARMSRTRMPFRKHGFTANYGKDFSSPTRGGHCPPERSSRWIDERSFADENSKNRWSRKNN, encoded by the exons ATGGGATCCATATCTGGCAACATGCTTAATACTGTAAGTCCGGAAGTTGCAAAGTCTTTAGATCTTGAGCTGAGTTGGAAGTCTGTGACAAAGAGAAGGCGGTCTAGGAGGACAGTTGCTAGACGCCTCAATGAGGGTATGAAGATGATGAACAGGAGTCCCAAGAGGGTTGGAGATTTTTCAGGCTCAGGTTCTGACAAG CAGATTCATGGAGCTGGCAGTTGGTCTTCTGATAAAGCTGAACATGTTCCAATTAAGAAAAGAAGGAATTTGGTTCAAACTTCGTCAGCGCATCCATCTATTGACTGTGAAGATTCACTATCACCACAATCTCTTCTAGCAACTCCTATGCCATCAGAAGACTCCGACCAAATTTCGATCTATAGCCATTCATCTGATCATTGGAGTTCAGACCCACGTTCTAGTGGACGTGCATTGAGATTCGACAGAAAGGCAGCCCGCAAAGTTGGTCTTAGTGATAAATTAGTAGATGCTAAAAGTTCTAAGATTGCTACTCGGAAACTTTACAATTCAGAAGACTTCTTGGGAATTGTGCTTTTAGCTGATGCTGCGTGCACTAATTACAAGGATGGTGACCTTGATAATGCAAAGGAAGCACATGCTATGGTTGCATGTGCAGCACCAGGGGGATTTGTTGGGTCTACTCATCATCCGAAGGACATATCAGCCCTGAAGGAGTTGGCGGATCCTGGTAGAGGAGATATGATGCATGGAAGCAACATGGAGTCCTCCACTGTTAATGAATCGGCTGTTGCTCTTAAAAGTTTTGCTGACTTTAAAGAACCTTCAGTTGTAAGTAGACCAGTGTCACCAAAGGTCGACAGAATACACTGGGATCTCAACACTTCAATTGAAACATGGGTGCAACCTCCCAAGGATTCTTCTGTGGAAAATGCCTTTGCCAATGGCTTAGATGATGGAGCACAGAAAGAGAAACACATAATAGAAATTTgtgataaaaaggggggtttcgaATACTGTAAACCCATTTCTGGGCCTGCTGATCAAAATGCAACAGTTGAAGAGTTTGCTGAAGTATGCAAGCTTGAATCAGTCTCAGTTAATGCTGGTGAGTTTGGAAACATTGTTAGCCATTCTACCAAAGCCTTGGACTCTTTATCTGCGCAAAGAGAAACATTTGATGAACTTGTCACTGGAGATGCACCATTAGCTGATTCTTCTTTAGTTAAATCAGAGAATGCTTCACGCATGCTTGTTTCAAATGGATTAATTACGAATGCTTCTGATGGCCTAGTTTTGACACAGATTAGAGAGTCTTCTGTAAAGGCTGCAGGATTTAATAAAGCTGCTTTATCTGAGGTCCCATACCCAGCAAAGCCTGATTGTGTGAACGCCTCTAATAAATACATTGACTGTAGTGATCCTATAACCAGTGAAGTTTCTGATACTAGTATTTTGAATGTCATGGATGTTGAAAGTTCTGATAGTAATCCACATGACAACATTTTAGCGATTGATTCTCAAATGCAGTTAGAAGGGAATGAAGTAATTTCTAAGTTCAGTGATAACTTAACATCTAATCAAGTGGAAAAATGCACAACTTCTGGGAAGGACTCCTCAAGAAGCTGTAATGAGGGATTGCAGATCGATGACACTAGTCAATTTGCAAGGAGTGCTTCGGCTTTTGAAGAAAGCCATAATTCTGATATATCTCATGAAGATCATGGTCAACTTATTAGTCGAGAGCATGTGACTAGAACTGAGGCTGGCTATGATTCTCCATTTGAGGACGGAGAACTAAGGGGATCAATTATGTATTCTTTGGAGGACAATGAAATTAAGGATGGTGAAGATGAATGTGTTGATTATGCTTCAGAAGGTAGAGTTGACTTGGATTTTGATGCTAGTGATTACCCATCCTCTGAAATGGTTGAAGCAGGTTCTGATGGTTCACAAAGTACAGAAAAAAGAATCTCGTCAACCAGCAGAGCAGGAGTAGATTTTGTGAAGAGTGGATCTGCAAAAAACTTTATAAAGAGGCATTTCAACAGGGAGGACAATAGCATTGGTGATAGTGGTGGAAAGAAAGGGTTGGGTCCTGGATCTGGATCTAGATCTACAGCTCTAAGGTTCAATGATAAGATTGGAAGAAAAGAAGATGCTTTTAGAAAAGGGCATACATCTGATCGCATGGCAGCATATGAATTCAGAGGGTCATACACGGAGGAAATTAGTTCAAAGACAAACAGAGGGAAGCTACAGTCACGTATTGAAGGACCGCTACATTTGGGTGCGGCAGATGGGAATAGCGCTGCACGGAAGTACCAAAACAG GCCCCATAACCTTATTGGTTGTTACAATAAGCCTGTAAGAGAAGTTAGTCCAGATAAATTCGTTGGTAGATATCGATCTGGTTATAATTCACAAGACAAAAGGGCAACGAATGGCCAGTGGAATAGCTCGAATTCAAGAGATTGCTACCCAAATGCTTATCGTGACCCTGAGAGTGATAACTACTCAAGGCACCGCAATTTTGCAAATTCTGCTGACAAGTTAGGTGGGTTTAGCTCTCGAGATCATCAGCAATCAATAACTTTTCCCTCAGAAGGTGCGCGCAGGCCACCTGTGAGGAGGAGATCATCTGTTGAAAGGGATGACTACTATGATGTTCATAGGAGGATGGTACCAGTGAGAGGAGCCTACCGGAGCCGCAATGGTGCTAAAAGTATCTCTGAGAGGGTTGCAAGAGGTGCAAGGGAAGAAGGGTATGAGTTTATGCCTGGTGATGTACGCGTGCCTCAGTATGTACCCCCCAGAGGAGAAAGAACTGGTTCTCCAGCTTCAAGTAGAGTAGCTCGTATTCCACTGCTGAGGAGGAGATCTCGTTCAAGATCTAGAACACCTCCTCCCCATTCGTGGCATACACAGAGAGAACGAGACCTCAACAGCAGAAGAAGGCATAGTAGATCTCCAGATATAAGGTCTGATGCCAGAATGAGTCGAACGAGAATGCCCTTCCGGAAGCATGGTTTTACAGCCAATTATGGTAAAGATTTCTCATCTCCAACAAGAGGCGGCCACTGCCCCCCTGAACGAAGTTCTAGATGGATAGATGAGAGAAGTTTTGCAGATGAAAATTCAAAGAATAGGTGGTCTCGTAAAAATAATTAG